A region of Reichenbachiella carrageenanivorans DNA encodes the following proteins:
- a CDS encoding calcium/sodium antiporter, with the protein MVYVLFVIGFVLLIKGADILVDGASSIAKRNNIPELVIGLTIVSFGTSMPELIVNLLASFDGSSELAIGNVLGSNVANVLLILGVAAIISPLPIKKSIYFTEIPITLLATFMVGFLANADLFVDVKGLTLSRYDGMILLFFFGLFMTYIYVVSRSKENEPDMDANEDTIILLPQTRSILYIIGGSLALFVGGKWVVDGAFEIALFFGLSETFIGLTVVAIGTSLPELVTSAIAAKRGQADMAVGNVVGSNIFNLLWILGVSSLIRPLPFDIVSNSDILMVIGSSTLLILAIVIGRKAKIGRGMGFLFVFTYLLYLSYLVWRG; encoded by the coding sequence ATGGTTTACGTCTTATTTGTCATTGGTTTTGTATTACTCATAAAAGGAGCAGACATTTTAGTAGATGGCGCTTCCTCCATTGCCAAGCGCAACAACATTCCTGAATTAGTCATTGGGCTCACCATCGTGTCTTTTGGCACCAGTATGCCAGAGCTAATCGTCAACCTACTGGCAAGCTTCGACGGTAGCTCCGAGCTTGCCATTGGCAATGTATTAGGTAGCAATGTGGCCAATGTATTATTGATCCTAGGAGTGGCTGCAATCATCAGCCCATTGCCGATCAAAAAAAGCATCTATTTTACCGAAATCCCTATTACCTTGCTCGCCACCTTTATGGTTGGCTTTTTAGCTAATGCAGACTTGTTTGTAGATGTAAAGGGATTGACCCTGAGTCGATACGACGGCATGATTCTACTGTTCTTTTTTGGTCTCTTCATGACCTACATCTATGTAGTCTCTAGGTCCAAAGAAAACGAACCAGACATGGATGCGAATGAAGACACAATCATACTCCTACCTCAAACCCGATCTATTCTATATATCATAGGAGGTTCGCTAGCTTTGTTTGTAGGAGGCAAGTGGGTCGTGGATGGTGCTTTCGAAATTGCACTGTTTTTCGGGCTAAGTGAGACCTTTATAGGGCTGACGGTAGTGGCCATTGGCACCTCTCTGCCTGAGCTAGTCACATCTGCCATTGCAGCCAAAAGAGGCCAAGCCGACATGGCAGTAGGCAACGTAGTAGGCTCCAATATTTTCAACCTACTCTGGATATTAGGAGTTAGTTCCTTGATCAGGCCTCTACCATTTGACATTGTATCCAATTCTGATATACTCATGGTCATCGGGTCTAGCACTTTACTGATCTTGGCTATCGTCATTGGCCGAAAGGCAAAAATAGGCCGTGGTATGGGTTTCCTTTTTGTATTCACTTATCTCCTTTATTTGAGTTATTTGGTCTGGCGTGGCTGA
- a CDS encoding vWA domain-containing protein: MKNSISISVKTIAFFFITTFILRCFSPTSQAKPAPDQQEIMIALLLDTSNSMDGLIEQAKSQLWTIVNELAAAKCGNGTRPEIKIALFEYGNDNLPQAEGYMRMVTDLTTDLDDISEKLFALSTNGGDEYCGYAIDKSIQKLNWSKAKTDLKMIFIAGNEPFTQGNVTYESACNLAKQQDIVVNTIYCGDYQEGVRSSWRHGATLTGGSYMSIQQNQKTVYVPTPYDDKIDRLNDEMNKTYIYYGAQGKSKKEKQIAQDANAESYSQSNKVSRAISKSSHAYKNSSWDLVDAYEDDAAILESVEEEYLPAPMQNMDTEEKKSYVKELTTKRAAIKKDIQTLSNQRKQYIAAHKPAEASENTLDHAMINSIKEVGKSKQLIFK, encoded by the coding sequence ATGAAGAATTCAATCTCAATATCCGTAAAAACAATCGCTTTCTTTTTTATCACTACTTTCATTTTGAGATGTTTCTCTCCTACCAGCCAAGCTAAACCCGCTCCTGATCAACAAGAAATCATGATCGCTCTCCTGCTCGACACAAGCAATAGCATGGATGGACTCATCGAACAGGCCAAATCACAACTTTGGACGATAGTCAATGAACTGGCAGCAGCCAAATGTGGCAATGGCACTCGACCAGAAATAAAAATTGCCTTGTTTGAATACGGCAATGATAACCTGCCTCAAGCCGAGGGATATATGCGAATGGTTACAGACCTGACCACAGATCTAGACGACATCTCTGAAAAACTATTCGCGCTATCTACCAATGGCGGCGATGAATACTGCGGCTACGCCATAGACAAGTCCATCCAAAAATTAAACTGGTCTAAAGCCAAGACTGACTTAAAAATGATATTCATAGCAGGAAATGAACCATTTACTCAAGGTAATGTAACCTACGAATCCGCTTGTAATCTCGCTAAACAGCAAGATATCGTAGTGAATACAATCTACTGCGGAGACTATCAAGAAGGCGTGCGAAGCTCTTGGAGGCATGGCGCTACACTGACTGGAGGATCGTATATGAGTATCCAACAAAATCAAAAAACCGTGTATGTACCTACTCCATACGATGACAAAATAGACAGGCTCAACGACGAAATGAACAAAACCTACATCTACTATGGGGCACAAGGTAAAAGCAAAAAAGAAAAACAAATAGCACAAGATGCAAATGCTGAGTCTTACAGCCAGTCTAACAAAGTAAGCAGAGCAATTTCAAAAAGTTCACATGCTTACAAAAACAGCAGTTGGGATCTAGTGGACGCCTACGAAGACGATGCCGCAATACTAGAATCTGTAGAAGAAGAGTACCTCCCTGCCCCCATGCAAAATATGGATACGGAAGAAAAAAAATCATACGTAAAAGAACTCACTACCAAACGAGCTGCTATTAAAAAAGATATCCAAACTCTGAGTAACCAACGTAAACAATACATCGCAGCGCACAAACCAGCAGAAGCGTCTGAAAACACACTAGATCATGCCATGATCAACTCCATCAAAGAAGTAGGCAAATCCAAACAATTGATTTTCAAATAA
- a CDS encoding TonB-dependent receptor, protein MKYYLVAIAMLCSTVASAQIAPDLDSISLSYELEELIIQSVRGDEYVGITETTVNKKEIEEEYNGEHPIFMINKLTPSVYSYSESGANMTGTGQMRLRGMAQERINFTLNGVPINDMLDQGVFFNNFTDITNSISSIQVQRGTGLSTNGTASYAGSVNFESVSLDVDQPKGQVQIGAGSFGTYRLNGNMYTGLLNNKFALYGSFSRLYSDGYRDHTSTNAYSFFFSAGYYGKKDFVKLTAFDANAKNGIGYAFESKTSLDQHFTTNSLDENTKDDFGQQMLSLQHTHKFSDEFKSVGTLYYNYSGGDYFDWVDPAGTFAYDQWGNYPLQNRHYGAMLNLLYSPNETWFVNTGAHYYIFNRGNQEAVSTNLANPYHNETSQKKEFSWFAKADLSLSKFTFTADLQIRKILMTLRPDLATADPGETADIDKDWFFVNPKASISYAASKQLALYASVGWVSREPTRIDILGGAFKLDRNNYDYAAGDNFKEEKVHDIEFGAKYRQEKFVINGNLFYMKFNDEIAPVGEVGEFGVMIRQNIDESIRYGVETDFKYQPIKKLSVLGSFTYMKSEIKAISSNGVSSDRLTGNEAVLTPNVIYNLGIEATPTQAMQLGLSANGISKSYLGIDNSEDYLLPDFALLNARIGYTWKNLNLNIEINNLLDEEYYTNGAPVDTDYDGTADGPGYYIGAKRNFMATLTIHF, encoded by the coding sequence ATGAAATATTACCTAGTAGCCATAGCTATGCTTTGCAGCACCGTTGCGTCTGCACAGATAGCACCAGACTTAGATTCTATCTCGCTATCCTATGAGCTTGAGGAGCTCATCATCCAGTCCGTGCGTGGCGATGAGTATGTAGGCATCACCGAAACCACCGTCAACAAAAAAGAGATCGAAGAAGAATACAACGGCGAGCACCCCATCTTCATGATCAACAAACTCACTCCTAGCGTATATAGCTACTCCGAATCTGGTGCCAACATGACTGGCACAGGACAGATGAGACTCAGAGGCATGGCTCAAGAACGGATCAACTTCACACTCAATGGCGTACCGATTAACGACATGCTCGACCAAGGAGTATTCTTCAACAACTTCACCGACATCACCAACAGCATATCATCTATCCAAGTACAGCGTGGCACAGGACTCAGCACCAACGGCACAGCCTCCTATGCTGGCTCTGTCAATTTCGAATCCGTAAGTTTGGACGTAGACCAACCCAAAGGGCAAGTACAAATCGGCGCTGGCTCGTTTGGCACCTACCGCCTCAACGGAAACATGTACACAGGACTGCTCAACAATAAATTTGCGCTCTACGGCAGCTTTAGCCGCTTGTACTCCGATGGCTACAGAGATCATACCTCCACCAATGCCTATTCCTTTTTCTTCTCTGCGGGCTATTATGGTAAAAAGGATTTTGTTAAACTGACGGCATTCGATGCCAATGCTAAAAACGGAATCGGGTATGCGTTTGAATCTAAGACCTCCTTAGATCAGCATTTCACTACCAACTCGCTCGATGAAAACACCAAGGATGATTTTGGACAGCAGATGCTCAGCTTGCAGCACACGCACAAGTTTTCTGATGAATTCAAATCTGTAGGCACCCTGTACTACAACTACAGCGGTGGCGACTACTTCGACTGGGTAGATCCGGCGGGCACCTTTGCCTACGATCAGTGGGGCAACTACCCCCTACAAAACAGGCACTACGGCGCCATGCTCAACTTGCTGTATTCACCCAACGAGACTTGGTTTGTAAATACTGGAGCGCACTATTACATTTTCAACCGAGGCAATCAGGAAGCAGTATCTACCAACCTGGCCAACCCCTATCACAACGAAACGTCACAGAAAAAAGAGTTCTCTTGGTTTGCCAAAGCAGATCTAAGCCTCAGCAAATTCACCTTCACCGCTGATTTGCAAATTCGCAAAATCCTAATGACGCTCAGACCAGATTTGGCGACAGCCGACCCAGGGGAGACTGCCGATATAGACAAGGATTGGTTTTTTGTAAACCCAAAAGCAAGCATCAGCTATGCGGCTAGCAAACAACTGGCACTCTATGCCTCAGTCGGATGGGTATCTCGCGAACCCACTCGCATCGACATACTAGGTGGAGCTTTCAAACTAGACCGAAACAACTACGACTACGCTGCGGGCGACAATTTCAAAGAAGAAAAAGTGCACGACATCGAGTTCGGTGCCAAATACCGCCAAGAGAAGTTCGTCATCAATGGTAATCTCTTCTATATGAAGTTTAATGATGAAATCGCTCCTGTGGGAGAAGTAGGCGAATTTGGCGTAATGATCCGTCAGAATATCGACGAAAGTATTCGCTACGGAGTAGAGACAGACTTCAAATATCAACCCATAAAAAAACTAAGCGTGCTGGGTAGCTTCACCTACATGAAAAGTGAAATCAAAGCCATCAGTAGCAACGGTGTAAGCTCCGATCGCCTCACTGGCAATGAAGCCGTACTCACCCCCAACGTCATCTATAATCTGGGTATAGAAGCAACACCTACCCAAGCCATGCAGCTAGGGCTAAGTGCTAATGGCATTTCCAAATCTTACTTGGGTATCGACAATAGCGAGGATTACCTCCTACCCGATTTTGCACTGCTCAATGCCCGAATTGGTTACACTTGGAAAAACCTCAACCTCAACATAGAAATCAACAATCTACTGGACGAAGAGTACTATACCAATGGCGCACCAGTAGACACTGACTACGACGGCACCGCCGATGGACCAGGCTATTATATTGGAGCCAAAAGAAACTTTATGGCCACACTGACGATCCATTTCTAA
- a CDS encoding GyrI-like domain-containing protein, with amino-acid sequence MQTPRIVDMASEQLVGLSVEMSYTNNMTGWLWGQFMPRRHEIKNLVSQDKYSLQVFSADFDWYTADPDTQFVKWAAMAVTHSTEVPSGMATLTLEGGQYAVFVHRGLASEFLITLHYILETWMPTSGYVPDTSRPQFEILGEKYRRDDPKSEEEIWFPIKKKTI; translated from the coding sequence ATGCAAACTCCACGTATAGTAGATATGGCGTCAGAGCAATTGGTAGGATTATCTGTAGAGATGTCTTATACTAATAATATGACGGGTTGGTTGTGGGGGCAGTTTATGCCCAGAAGACATGAGATTAAAAATCTAGTTTCTCAGGATAAGTATTCATTGCAAGTCTTTTCTGCGGATTTTGATTGGTATACAGCGGATCCTGACACTCAATTTGTGAAATGGGCAGCAATGGCCGTAACCCATTCCACTGAAGTGCCATCGGGTATGGCTACTTTAACTCTGGAAGGAGGGCAGTATGCCGTATTCGTGCATAGGGGATTGGCGAGTGAGTTTCTAATTACACTACATTATATTTTGGAAACTTGGATGCCTACTTCTGGATATGTGCCAGACACGTCTCGACCTCAGTTCGAAATTTTAGGAGAAAAGTATAGGAGAGATGATCCCAAATCTGAAGAAGAAATTTGGTTTCCTATTAAGAAAAAAACAATTTGA
- a CDS encoding ATP-binding protein — MEKISKSPFKVVITGPECSGKSTLSKQLSEYFEQPWVTEYARTYLSEIQRPYQESDLLEIAKGQIEQEDQLLASDNAIVFIDTSLEVIKVWSEWKYDRCDAFIQEQLSARAVDLYLLLSPDMAWEDDPLRENPHDRSLLFDIYKKEIEALGSPYEIISGHGLIRTKRAIKSIHAWTSKKDQ, encoded by the coding sequence ATGGAAAAGATCTCCAAATCTCCTTTTAAGGTCGTCATAACTGGGCCAGAGTGCTCAGGCAAATCCACCTTATCCAAGCAGCTAAGTGAATACTTCGAGCAGCCTTGGGTGACAGAGTATGCACGCACGTACCTATCAGAAATTCAGCGCCCATACCAAGAAAGCGACTTACTTGAAATCGCTAAAGGACAAATCGAACAAGAAGACCAGCTATTAGCCTCCGACAACGCCATCGTATTTATAGACACCAGCCTCGAAGTGATCAAGGTATGGTCCGAATGGAAATACGACCGCTGCGATGCTTTCATTCAAGAGCAACTATCAGCACGTGCCGTGGATCTTTACTTACTACTTTCTCCCGATATGGCATGGGAAGATGACCCCTTACGGGAAAACCCACACGATCGTAGTTTACTTTTTGATATTTATAAAAAAGAAATAGAAGCACTGGGTTCTCCCTACGAAATCATCTCTGGACATGGCCTTATCCGAACCAAACGAGCCATCAAATCTATACACGCCTGGACATCAAAAAAGGACCAATGA
- a CDS encoding CvfB family protein yields MIEIGRYNSLKIARIVPPGAILIDEEENEVLLPNKYVPQDAKDEDVLDVFVYTDSEDRIVATTLVPKVMRNEFACLEVKDVNNIGAFMDMGLEKDLLVPFSEQQKNMRPGQWHMIYMYLDQITKRLAASAKVHYYIESEHVELEKDEEVDLIIGETTPLGTAVIVNNKYQGLVYENEVFQELLKGEKMRGYVKEVREDGKVDISLRKTGLDLLEDGAARIIERLKLNNGKLALHDKSSPEEIQMMLQMSKKNFKRSLGNLYKEKLIVITDQGIELVS; encoded by the coding sequence ATGATAGAAATCGGTAGATACAACAGTCTCAAAATAGCCAGAATCGTACCTCCAGGAGCCATCCTGATCGATGAAGAAGAAAACGAAGTGCTATTGCCTAATAAATATGTACCCCAAGATGCCAAAGACGAGGATGTACTGGATGTATTCGTTTATACGGATTCGGAAGATCGCATCGTAGCTACCACACTGGTACCCAAGGTGATGCGCAATGAATTTGCCTGTCTGGAAGTAAAAGATGTCAACAACATTGGGGCTTTCATGGACATGGGATTGGAAAAAGATCTACTTGTACCCTTTAGCGAACAGCAAAAAAATATGCGCCCTGGCCAATGGCATATGATCTATATGTATCTGGATCAGATCACCAAAAGGCTCGCCGCTAGTGCAAAGGTTCATTATTATATTGAATCTGAGCATGTAGAACTAGAAAAAGACGAAGAAGTGGATTTGATCATTGGGGAAACTACCCCACTGGGCACGGCAGTTATTGTGAATAATAAATATCAGGGACTGGTCTATGAAAATGAAGTCTTTCAAGAATTGCTGAAAGGCGAAAAAATGAGGGGTTATGTAAAAGAAGTCCGAGAAGATGGCAAAGTCGATATCAGCCTGAGAAAAACAGGCCTAGATCTCCTTGAAGATGGAGCAGCCAGAATCATCGAACGCCTCAAACTCAACAATGGCAAGCTGGCTCTCCACGACAAAAGCTCTCCTGAAGAAATCCAGATGATGCTACAGATGAGCAAGAAAAATTTCAAACGATCACTGGGAAACCTGTACAAAGAGAAGCTAATAGTGATCACTGATCAAGGCATAGAACTCGTATCATAA
- a CDS encoding histidine kinase encodes MISVKTITIVIILALSHVTFSQEKEKEKVRYKSLSERSIDTDQSAIDLLETAEGMISTDPARALDLIEQALATSITQQSVFHEAKCYLLLAEINENQSEMALANQNYLEAYQRLFKGYGKTMDFEETLEGLGRVNEALGNYGQAVQFYERLLGLTTDENKRLEIELKLAAIEIKQNESQMALKRMSELEPSATYHQSKSLQSKGRAIKARAYAQQENYEAAEESLAPAPELITEGLHESMDDMQVPILEDEEAEELLNIYSQQNRQADEIALREKIAASKTEANLPLQAAKQRQAIGKVLIEQGRTQDAINQLKQAVILADSTGHREEQASAYLALAEAYTRTGESELALAAYARHSQAMEDWMEEQRSQRSFRETLLKKQQDIQALTKDMALDESSYLLEETTSELQAQQLKGQRLLIYGLSMLLLFVMLGAFFVYRKALQTKRVGQLLALKSLRAQMNPHFIFNALNSVNQFVALNDERAANKFLADFSKLMRMVLDNSQKEFISLREEQDMIALYLKLEHYRFRDQFEYEFVVDPELDLDDIEIPPMLLQPHIENAIWHGLRYKKEKGHLRVNIYQNGSGIKISIEDDGIGRTESARSKTVNQKKKNSVGLKNTQERISIINEVYRTHYAIVVSDLNDDGTGTRVEILTPTYHG; translated from the coding sequence TTGATTAGTGTCAAAACCATAACGATCGTAATCATATTGGCACTAAGCCATGTGACCTTTTCGCAAGAGAAGGAAAAGGAAAAGGTACGCTACAAAAGCCTGTCTGAGCGTAGTATTGATACTGATCAGAGTGCTATAGACTTGCTAGAAACAGCCGAAGGAATGATTTCGACGGATCCTGCACGAGCTTTGGATTTGATAGAACAGGCGCTCGCTACTAGTATCACTCAGCAGAGTGTTTTTCATGAGGCAAAATGTTATTTGTTATTAGCTGAGATTAATGAAAATCAATCTGAAATGGCATTAGCTAACCAAAATTACTTAGAAGCCTATCAGCGTCTTTTTAAGGGGTATGGAAAAACTATGGATTTTGAAGAGACGCTTGAAGGGTTGGGGCGGGTCAATGAGGCACTGGGAAATTATGGTCAGGCGGTGCAGTTTTATGAGCGATTATTGGGTTTGACTACTGATGAAAACAAAAGGTTGGAAATAGAGCTGAAACTTGCAGCTATTGAAATAAAGCAAAACGAGTCTCAAATGGCGCTCAAACGAATGAGTGAATTGGAACCATCCGCTACTTATCATCAATCCAAGTCCTTGCAGTCTAAAGGGCGGGCGATCAAAGCACGTGCATATGCACAGCAGGAAAACTATGAGGCAGCTGAGGAATCCTTGGCACCAGCCCCAGAGCTAATCACAGAAGGATTACATGAGTCTATGGATGATATGCAAGTTCCTATACTCGAAGATGAAGAGGCTGAAGAACTACTTAATATCTACTCGCAGCAGAATAGGCAAGCGGATGAAATAGCACTCCGAGAAAAAATAGCGGCTAGTAAAACAGAAGCAAACCTTCCCCTCCAAGCGGCCAAGCAAAGACAGGCTATTGGTAAGGTGCTGATCGAGCAGGGGCGAACCCAAGATGCAATCAATCAACTGAAACAAGCGGTGATACTAGCTGATTCTACAGGGCACAGAGAGGAGCAAGCCAGTGCCTATTTGGCATTGGCGGAAGCCTATACGCGAACAGGAGAATCGGAGTTGGCTTTAGCAGCCTATGCTCGTCATAGTCAGGCGATGGAGGATTGGATGGAAGAGCAGCGAAGCCAAAGGAGTTTTCGAGAGACCTTGCTCAAAAAGCAACAAGACATACAGGCCCTTACCAAAGATATGGCATTGGATGAGTCGAGTTACCTGCTCGAAGAGACCACAAGCGAGCTCCAAGCACAGCAGCTCAAGGGACAACGGTTGCTGATTTATGGATTGTCGATGCTGCTATTGTTTGTAATGTTAGGAGCATTTTTTGTTTACCGAAAGGCATTGCAAACGAAGCGGGTGGGGCAACTGCTTGCTCTGAAATCCTTACGAGCACAGATGAATCCTCATTTTATTTTCAATGCTTTAAATTCTGTCAATCAGTTTGTAGCACTCAATGACGAGAGAGCAGCAAATAAATTTTTGGCAGATTTTTCTAAACTGATGCGAATGGTTTTGGATAATTCTCAAAAGGAATTTATCTCTCTGAGAGAAGAGCAAGATATGATTGCGTTGTATCTAAAGTTGGAGCACTACCGGTTTAGAGATCAATTTGAATATGAGTTTGTAGTAGACCCCGAATTAGATTTGGATGATATAGAAATACCTCCTATGCTGCTGCAACCACATATAGAAAATGCCATCTGGCATGGTCTCAGATACAAAAAAGAAAAGGGACACTTGCGGGTTAATATTTACCAAAACGGATCAGGGATAAAAATCAGTATCGAAGATGACGGTATTGGCCGAACGGAATCAGCTAGATCAAAAACAGTGAATCAAAAGAAGAAAAATTCGGTAGGATTGAAAAATACACAAGAACGAATTTCGATTATCAATGAAGTGTATCGTACACATTACGCCATAGTGGTGTCAGATTTGAACGATGATGGCACAGGTACACGAGTAGAAATATTGACACCAACTTATCATGGATAA
- the pnuC gene encoding nicotinamide riboside transporter PnuC, with translation MNQIFEEITTYALGIDLYEFVGLVFGLLSVWYLIRESILTWPAGILYVLVSFVVFWKIQLYGDLLLHIVFLILNVYGWYYWVFGKQTNENNLPITTYSIQQNSTLLLLSCLGIIGFGYFLSNVHLIWGHIPPAALPYWDATTSILSITGIWLMSKKKLENWYYWFVVDVLACGIYFYKGIYFYSFLYGVYIVMAVAGYLAWKRSPNLLLRSS, from the coding sequence ATGAATCAAATTTTCGAAGAAATAACCACCTATGCACTAGGGATAGACTTATACGAATTTGTAGGATTAGTTTTCGGCCTTTTATCCGTCTGGTACTTGATTCGCGAAAGCATTCTGACCTGGCCAGCTGGCATCCTCTATGTATTGGTGTCTTTTGTGGTTTTCTGGAAAATACAGCTTTATGGCGACCTCTTACTTCATATCGTATTTCTAATCCTTAATGTGTACGGCTGGTATTATTGGGTCTTTGGCAAGCAAACCAATGAAAACAACCTACCCATCACCACCTACTCTATTCAACAAAACTCAACCCTCTTACTACTATCCTGTTTAGGCATTATCGGCTTTGGATACTTCTTATCAAATGTTCATTTGATCTGGGGCCACATCCCTCCCGCCGCACTACCCTATTGGGATGCTACCACCTCTATACTGAGCATAACTGGCATCTGGCTCATGAGTAAGAAAAAATTGGAAAACTGGTATTATTGGTTTGTTGTAGATGTATTGGCCTGTGGCATCTATTTTTACAAGGGCATTTATTTTTATTCATTTTTATACGGCGTGTACATTGTCATGGCAGTGGCTGGCTACTTAGCATGGAAAAGATCTCCAAATCTCCTTTTAAGGTCGTCATAA
- a CDS encoding LuxR C-terminal-related transcriptional regulator: MNSKIISDYSEIFETYQEFRGDFLENHIEKLKELDQYIPHSNTFFCITNTTTRSFEYVSKNFQPCTGMNTEMMCNKGMTFWWEHMHPDEMSLWLQSLNDLMIFTMSEIDILDRKKVSYTWNYRIKMADGIYHPILQHTTPMYFDEEGKPIIGLAHYSLLPITGGHLPIRASAKMLNDKNEYETVFFKTYSEQKLIAEQITFRERDIIRLISFGHSTEEIADKLFISINTVTSHRRNILKKTNSKNTTELIARSIREGMI, from the coding sequence ATGAACAGTAAAATCATATCCGATTACTCGGAAATTTTTGAGACTTATCAAGAGTTTAGAGGGGATTTTTTGGAAAACCACATCGAAAAGCTCAAAGAGCTCGATCAATATATTCCACACAGCAACACGTTTTTTTGTATTACCAATACCACCACTCGCTCTTTTGAGTACGTGAGTAAAAATTTTCAACCCTGTACTGGGATGAACACCGAAATGATGTGTAACAAAGGCATGACGTTCTGGTGGGAACATATGCACCCTGATGAGATGTCACTCTGGCTACAATCATTAAACGATCTTATGATATTTACCATGTCGGAGATAGACATACTCGACCGCAAAAAGGTAAGCTATACATGGAACTACCGAATCAAAATGGCGGATGGCATCTACCACCCGATCCTCCAGCACACCACCCCCATGTATTTCGACGAAGAAGGAAAACCCATCATTGGTTTGGCACATTACAGTTTGCTTCCCATCACAGGAGGGCATTTACCTATTAGAGCTTCCGCCAAAATGCTCAATGATAAAAATGAATACGAGACCGTTTTTTTCAAAACCTATAGCGAACAAAAACTAATCGCCGAGCAAATCACATTCAGAGAACGAGACATTATCCGACTGATCTCATTTGGCCATAGCACTGAAGAGATCGCTGACAAATTGTTTATTTCTATCAATACGGTAACCTCTCATCGAAGAAACATTCTAAAGAAAACAAATAGTAAAAACACTACTGAATTAATCGCCCGTAGTATTCGCGAGGGGATGATCTAA